A stretch of Gossypium hirsutum isolate 1008001.06 chromosome A06, Gossypium_hirsutum_v2.1, whole genome shotgun sequence DNA encodes these proteins:
- the LOC121230725 gene encoding uncharacterized protein At3g28850, which yields MFPHWLLRSPPNTASSTPKSPSHFSSSSLKDINAILQEDQPFQPYSKSPKNPSIFHRVTLSTSVLRAWAAAAAAAAQTHHHAPLSPQPSVTLPYADQWVVLYFTSLRVVRRTFEDCKAVRSILRGFGLPIDERDLSMDSDFVEELQGIIGRNEIKSFTLPLVFIGGKYVGGAEEIKRLHECGELKKLIGGSPVAVGSSVCDLCQGMRFVVCRQCNGSHKIYFEKSGFRSCNDCNANGLVRCPSCSPGHRRVSYSFS from the coding sequence ATGTTCCCTCACTGGCTACTAAGATCACCACCAAACACTGCATCCTCCACTCCCAAGTCACCCTCCCATTTCTCTTCCTCTTCTTTGAAAGACATTAACGCCATCCTCCAAGAGGACCAACCCTTCCAGCCCTATTCTAAATCCCCCAAAAATCCCTCCATTTTCCACCGTGTAACACTCTCAACCTCCGTCCTCCGCGCATGGGCTGCGGCCGCAGCGGCAGCGGCTCAAACCCACCACCATGCTCCCTTATCACCCCAACCCTCCGTTACTCTCCCTTACGCTGATCAGTGGGTTGTACTTTACTTCACCAGCCTCCGTGTCGTCCGTAGGACTTTCGAGGACTGTAAGGCCGTCAGGTCAATTCTACGTGGATTCGGCTTACCGATCGACGAACGAGATTTGTCTATGGATTCGGATTTCGTAGAGGAGTTGCAGGGGATCATCGGGCGGAATGAAATCAAAAGCTTTACGCTACCCTTGGTTTTCATCGGCGGGAAGTACGTAGGTGGTGCGGAGGAAATCAAACGGTTACATGAGTGTGGAGAACTGAAGAAACTGATTGGTGGGTCACCGGTTGCTGTAGGGTCCAGTGTCTGTGATTTATGCCAAGGGATGAGATTCGTTGTTTGTCGACAATGCAATGGTAGCCATAAGATTTATTTTGAAAAGTCTGGGTTCCGAAGTTGTAACGATTGCAATGCTAACGGTCTCGTCAGGTGCCCGTCTTGCAGCCCCGGTCACCGTCGAGTCTCCTACTCTTTTTCttag